In one Canis lupus dingo isolate Sandy chromosome 16, ASM325472v2, whole genome shotgun sequence genomic region, the following are encoded:
- the CNPY1 gene encoding protein canopy homolog 1: MKGGRPASWRSGGGQCLRAPSLPAPEPRAREGSSLPALLSSQMPLAHSEAFLADLLDGVCERMNDYKLEEDPVTKKKAFKRFAPRKGDKIYKEFKKFYFYSDAYRPLKFACEAIIEEHEDEISSLIAQEAHHLADKLCSEKADLCETSANQTEL, encoded by the exons ATGAAAGGAGGAAGGCCAGCATCCTGGCGTTCAGGGGGTGGCCAGTGTCTCCGCGCGCCTTCCCTTCCCGCTCCTGAACCCCGTGCACGTGAAGgcagcagcctccctgccctGTTGTCTTCACAGATGCCCTTAGCCCACTCGGAGGCTTTCCTAGCAGACCTGTTGGATGGAGTGTGTGAGCGGATGAACGACTACAAGCTAGAAGAAGACCCTGTGACCAAGAAGAAGGCGTTTAAGAGATTTGCTCcaaggaaaggagacaaaatatacaaagaatttaaaaaattctatttttattctgatgCTTACAGACCTTTGAAATTTGCG TGCGAAGCCATAATAGAGGAGCATGAAGACGAAATATCCTCACTTATCGCCCAGGAGGCACACCACCTCGCTGACAAGCTGTGCAGTGAAAAAGCAG